One segment of Strix aluco isolate bStrAlu1 chromosome 4, bStrAlu1.hap1, whole genome shotgun sequence DNA contains the following:
- the CLDN23 gene encoding claudin-23 yields the protein MRTPAAMIVGLVLCPCGLLLTLTGTLAPNWRQVSLVPDQPIDLILEQGIWDMCRERQSSHDRHCGQADELGYFEQVPVRVAQGMMPTSLVLALLGLVVAALGVRCWQKEPRHLLAGVAGLVLLLSGLLSLVPASWYTQELWALPAPFGSTLVVGYSLVLSYLGSCLEILGGLALALSFHHCCKERRAPKLSPSPVLEAGQCSTTGAYRNPWDVLEDERDGRHWRSTLPCDSDL from the coding sequence ATGCGGACACCGGCAGCGATGATCGTGGGGCTGGTGCTGTGCCCCTGCGGGCTTCTGCTGACGCTCACGGGCACGCTGGCACCCAACTGGAGGCAGGTGAGCCTCGTACCTGACCAGCCCATTGACCTCATCTTGGAACAGGGCATCTGGGACATGTGCAGAGAGCGACAGAGCAGCCATGACCGCCACTGCGGGCAGGCTGATGAGCTGGGCTACTTTGAGCAGGTGCCTGTGCGGGTGGCCCAAGGGATGATGCCCACCTCACTGGTGCTCGCCCTCCTGGGCTTGGTGGTGGCTGCCCTGGGGGTGCGCTGCTGGCAAAAGGAGCCACGGCACTTGCTGGCTGGCGTGGCGGGGCTTGTGCTGCTCCTCTCAGGGCTGCTGAGCCTCGTGCCTGCCTCCTGGTATACCCAAGAGCTTTGGGCACTGCCCGCACCGTTTGGCAGCACGCTGGTTGTAGGCTACAGCCTGGTGCTGAGCTACTTGGGAAGCTGCCTGGAGATCTTGGGAGGGCTGGCCCTCGCCCTCAGCTTCCACCACTGCTGCAAGGAACGCAGGGCCCCCAAACtgtcccccagccctgtgctggagGCTGGGCAGTGCTCCACCACGGGGGCTTACCGCAATCCCTGGGACGTGCTGGAGGATGAGCGAGATGGACGGCACTGGAGGAGCACGCTGCCTTGTGACTCCGACTTGTAG
- the LOC141922290 gene encoding uncharacterized protein LOC141922290 — protein MCFVTVASSRGPSSTVECAAMDGTGRRAVWRRAQAPTGLTFGGAGTRLYWADRERGTISSIELDGSRFRVVREGLHGLSLFAVGEGFLLWSTTSTNGSSKIWHSRLERAESWWFPMEQELVAMRIYSQFSQEGTNGCAKNNGGCAQLCLPNPAGRLCRCSPGYQLVRGVACTMALPCLAPLQACPDLQSCISGEQVCDGRPDCIDGSDESDCPSVELGTQVPTVAPSGMSHVEEQKPALPTAAAPGPREHGQPFLVSPSTEEVLGAVPCSSETCNLRGECAIEAGRVTCHCALGYRGNYCEESEVQPVAGPIALGVAVLLLLAAAAVGALAYMRRRDRRRRTSSTASTRVLTLYHRESDPEEEDEEEEELPPKNDTFVNEAYDGKEELPDSLRKGPSRPDTVLS, from the exons ATGTGCtttgtcacagtggccagcagccGTGGGCCCAGCAGCACGGTGGAGTGTGCGGCCATGGATGGCACTGGCCGCAGAGCGGTCTGGAGGAGAGCCCAGGCTCCCACTGGCCTCACCTTCGGGGGTGCTGGCACCCGGCTATACTGGGCAGACCGTG AGAGAGGCACCATCAGCAGCATCGAGTTGGATGGATCCCGTTTCCGGGTGGTGCGGGAAGGGCTGCACGGCCTCTCGCTTTTCGCGGTCGGAGAAGGCTTTCTGCTCTGGAGCACGACATCAACTAATG GCTCCAGCAAGATCTGGCACAGTCGGCTGGAGCGGGCCGAGAGTTGGTGGTTCCCGATGGAGCAGGAGTTGGTAGCCATGAGGATTTACAGCCAGTTCTCACAGGAAG GCACCAACGGCTGTGCGAAGAACAAcgggggctgtgcccagctctgcctgcccaaCCCTGCAGGGCGGCTGTGCCGCTGCTCCCCTGGCTACCAGCTGGTGCGTGGGGTGGCATGCACAATGgcactgccctgcctggccccgcTCCAGGCCTGCCCTGACCTCCAGAGCTGCATCTCTGGAGAGCAGGTCTGCGATGGGCGCCCTGACTGCATTGACGGTTCCGATGAATCTGACT GCCCCTCCGTGGAGTTGGGGACACAGGTCCCCACGGTGGCACCATCAGGAATGTCCCATGTGGAAGAACAGAAACCAGCCTTACCtacagcagcagcacctggccCCCGGGAACATGGACAGCCCTTCCTGGTATCCCCCAGCACCGAGGAGGTGCTGGGGGCCGTGCCGTGCAGCAGTGAGACATGTAACCTGCGTGGGGAATGTGCCATTGAGGCTGGGCGAGTGACGTGCCACTGTGCCCTGGGCTATCGTGGCAACTACTGCGAGGAGTCAGAGGTGCAGCCCGTTGCAGGACCTATTGCCCTGGGGGTGGCCGTGCTCCTGctgctcgctgctgctgctgtgggggcCCTGGCCTACATGCGGAGGCGGGACAGGCGGAGGAG gaCCTCAAGCACTGCCTCCACCCGAGTGCTGACCTTGTACCACCGTGAAAGTGACCCtgaggaagaagatgaggaggaggaagagcttcCCCCCAAGAATGATACCTTTGTGAATGAAGCTTACGATGGGAAAGAG GAGCTGCCAGACTCGCTGAGGAAAGGACCATCTCGCCCTGACACTGTACTTTCATAA
- the LOC141922138 gene encoding uncharacterized protein LOC141922138, producing the protein MGQPCNCLPAYSCQVCSAHVDIRSGDLYWLACNRRDIGVIQASDMSPRILHRAHSKIQHLFLDWQRDALYWLARGQPLQQLSLAGGAPSDAWNETWPGDLPAAMDSKAFSLLWSSGLGLRALSLTKRQAVTLAPSWSHGLVAAFEPYLVSTNGTALLLWDRRTLALVLSLPAAGVQGVVAFVGSELQAVPPSKGSALPLPPPVTTPMRPTTSATAARPTTSTTRPTPSKTTTVLTTTPVPTSKATPTPTTTSQSTSTKTTPAPTTAWTTPAKTTTVRPATTSTTTSTTTTTTRSLPTKTTASRPTTTTHHPTSPARVVPPTSPPPSSSAHPLTAVPHLACPRTHVLCRDGTECVAQEYMCDGEKDCADGSDEDGCAQLCDTPGAFHCVSGAMCVGAGELCDGVPQCPDASDEMDCWSPTQECALRCDTATRCIPESWLCDGHADCLDHTDEQGCAPKECGPAEFPCQSGQCVALALRCDGDHDCWDGSDEEGCTVPRPLQCRTGEVECPRSGECVPEAWRCDGTTDCGDGTDEQGCPWEEGLCGDRQWGCSHDHKCIPEIWHCDGESDCTDGSDEAGCPPTPCQSHEYPCGLGACLNASLVCDGQQDCVDGSDEGGNCSLPCQRSCTHLCYPSPQGPRCWCDPGYQLAEDGLSCRDINECTEWGEGACSQMCLNAPGSYSCGCLPGYLLEPDGHVCKLTGPEPVLLVAVQSEVLSYGLRSGREEVLLATDKDRVVFSLDYDLMERKVFWMDLATESIRWQDLNSGKKGTLVKGVRSDCIAVDWLGRNLYWTDGAAGQVLATRLGAAWRGKPEYTVVMDGDLDRPHSLVLQPLAGLMYWSEVGNHPRLMEATMDGSRRHVLLAQGLGWLTALALDLPTWRIFWLDEKLGSVGSARLDGTSVKVLQLGWVQSPFAAAVCEGQLYWSERKAWSVQQVDKASGKNRTVLLKRHGQPHGLQVMHPALRPVALNPCVSRGCSHLCLLSSRQAGQCRCPTGLTLAADETTCLPLHNSAFALLVSPAAVAQVYLKDLPTTAGSQGLPPHRALPLAKVGRLTAIDYAVKDKSLYFAEVGGDSIGLLRLKDWGRLSWKQAVAVEGTVTSLALDWLSGNLYWIGGQPPNIPRG; encoded by the exons ATGGGACAGCCCTGTAACTGTTTGCCTGCCTACTCTTGCCAagtctgctctgcccatgtggaCATCCGCTCGGGGGACCTGTACTGGCTCGCATGTAACCGGAGGGACATCGGGGTGATCCAGGCGTCTGACATGTCCCCGCGCATCCTGCACCGTGCTCACAGCAAAATCCAGCACCTCTTCTTGGACTGGCAGCGGGACGCTCTGTACTGGCTAGCCCGTGGgcagcccctgcagcagctgagcctgGCTGGGGGTGCTCCGTCGGATGCCTGGAACGAGACGTGGCCTGGAGACCTGCCTGCGGCCATGGATAGCAAAGCCTTCAGCCTGCTCTGGAGCTCAGGCCTGG GCCTGCGGGCACTGAGTCTGACCAAGCGGCAAGCAGTCACCCTGGCACCCAGCTGGTCCCATGGCCTTGTGGCTGCCTTCGAGCCGTACCTGGTGTCGACAAACGGGACggctctgctgctgtgggaccGGAGGACGCTGGCCCTTGTGCTGTCTCTGCCGGCAGCAGGTGTGCAGGGAGTAGTGGCCTTCGTGGGCTCGGAGCTGCAGGCTG TGCCACCAAGCAAGGGGTCTGCCCTGCCACTCCCTCCACCTGTGACCACCCCTATGAGGCCAACCACAAGCGCCACTGCTGCTCGGCCTACCACCTCCACCACGAGACCTACGCCAAGCAAGACCACCACTGTGCTCACCACTACTCCTGTACCAACCAGCAAGGCTACCCCAACTCCAACCACCACCAGCCAGTCCACATCAACCAAGACCACCCCTGCGCCGACCACTGCCTGGACCACACCAGCCAAGACCACCACTGTGCGGCcagccaccaccagcaccaccaccagcactaccaccaccaccactcgGTCCTTGCCAACCAAGACCACTGCCTCACGGCCAACTACTACCACCCATCACCCAACCAGCCCTGCACGGGTAGTGCCACCTACCTCACCCCCTCCGTCCAGCTCTGCACACCCCTTGACCGCAGTCCCCCATCTGGCCTGTCCTCGCACCCATGTGCTCTGCCGTGACGGCACCGAGTGCGTGGCCCAGGAGTACATGTGTGATGGTGAGAAGGACTGTGCAGATGGCTCTGATGAGGACGGGTGTGCCCAGCTCTGCGACACCCCAG GAGCCTTCCACTGCGTGAGTGGAGCGATGTGTGTTGGGGCTGGAGAGCTCTGCGATGGGGTGCCACAGTGCCCCGATGCCTCAGATGAGATGGACTGTTGGAGCCCCACTCAGGAGTGTGCCCTGCGCTGTGACACTGCCACCCGCTGCATCCCAGAGAGCTGGCTGTGTGACGGCCACGCTGACTGCCTGGACCACACTGATGAGCAGGGCTGTG CACCAAAGGAGTGTGGCCCAGCCGAGTTTCCCTGCCAGAGTGGGCAGTGCGTGGCCCTGGCCCTGCGCTGTGATGGCGACCACGACTGCTGGGATGGCTCGGATGAGGAGGGCTGCACCGTGCCCCGGCCACTGCAGTGCCGCACAGGCGAGGTGGAGTGTCCCCGCAGCGGGGAGTGTGTGCCGGAGGCCTGGCGCTGTGATGGCACCACTGACTGTGGGGACGGCACAGATGAGCAG GGCTGTCCCTGGGAAGAAGGGCTGTGTGGGGACCGGCAGTGGGGCTGCTCTCATGACCACAAGTGCATCCCTGAAATCTGGCACTGTGACGGAGAGAGTGACTGCACGGATGGCAGCGACGAGGCTGGCT GCCCACCCACTCCTTGCCAGAGTCACGAGTACCCGTGTGGGCTGGGGGCCTGCCTGAATGCATCCTTGGTGTGCGACGGCCAGCAGGACTGCGTGGATGGCTCGGACGAGGGGGGGAACTGCTCTCTGCCATGCCAGCGGTCCTGCACTCATCTCTGTTACCCCTCACCCCAGGGCCCT CGGTGCTGGTGTGACCCAGGCTATCAACTGGCTGAGGACGGTCTGTCCTGCAGAGACATAAACGAGTGCACGGAGTGGGGTGAGGGAGCCTGCAGCCAGATGTGCCTCAATGCCCCGGGGTCCTACAGCTGTGGCTGTCTTCCCGGCTACCTGCTGGAGCCCGACGGTCATGTCTGCAAACTCACTG GACCAGAGCCCGTGTTGCTGGTGGCTGTGCAGTCAGAGGTGTTGTCCTATGGCCTGCGGAGTGGGCGTGAGGAGGTGCTGCTGGCCACTGACAAGGATCGCGTTGTCTTCTCGCTTGACTATGACCTGATGGAGAGAAAAGTCTTCTGGATGGACCTGGCCACAGAGAGCATCCGCTGGCAGGACCTCAACTCGGGCAAGAAAGGCACACTGGTGAAAG GTGTGAGATCGGACTGTATAGCAGTGGACTGGCTTGGAAGGAATCTGTACTGGACAGatggggcagcagggcaggtgcTGGCCACTCGCCTGGGGGCTGCCTGGCGAGGGAAACCAGAGTACACTGTGGTGATGGATGGAGACCTGGACCGGCCCCACTCACTGGTGCTCCAGCCTCTGGCAGG GCTGATGTACTGGTCAGAGGTGGGGAACCACCCACGGCTGATGGAGGCCACCATGGATGGGAGTCGGCGGCATGTGCTGCTggcccaggggctgggctggctcACAGCACTGGCCCTCGACCTCCCCACTTGGAGGATCTTTTGGCTGGATGAGAAGCTGGGCAGCGTCGGTTCTGCACGTCTGGATGGCACCAGTGTGAAG gtcctgcagctgggctgggtccAGAGCCCCTTTGCGGCAGCTGTGTGCGAGGGGCAGCTCTACTGGTCGGAGAGGAAGGCATGGTCCGTGCAGCAGGTGGACAAGGCCAGTGGCAAGAACAGGACTGTGCTGCTCAAGAGACATGGGCAGCCCCATGGCCTCCAG GTGATGCACCCGGCCCTGCGCCCCGTGGCCCTGAACCCGTGCGTGTCGCGTGGCTGCTCCCACTTGTGCCTGCTGAGCTCCCGGCAAGCTGGGCAGTGCAGGTGCCCCACCGGGCTGACGCTGGCTGCTGATGAGACCACCTGCCTGCCCCTCCACAATTCGGCCTTTGCCCTCCTGGTGTCACCAGCAGCTGTGGCGCAG GTCTACCTGAAGGACCTGCCCACAACAGCTGGATCCCAAGGCCTTCCCCCGCACCGGGCCTTGCCCTTGGCCAAGGTGGGCCGCCTGACAGCCATCGACTATGCAGTGAAAGACAAGAGCCTGTACTTTGCAGAGGTGGGGGGCGACTCCATCGGGCTCCTGCGCCTGAAGGACTGGGGCCGACTGTCCTGGAAGCAGGCGGTAGCTGTGGAGGGCACGGTGACATCCCTGGCCTTGGACTGGCTGAGCGGGAACCTGTACTGGATCGGGGGACAGCCGCCCAACATCC CGAGGGGCTGA